From a single Parambassis ranga chromosome 2, fParRan2.1, whole genome shotgun sequence genomic region:
- the LOC114431805 gene encoding ATP-dependent RNA helicase DDX3X-like isoform X5 has translation MSHGAVENAHGLEQQLAVLDLSAADGQGRYIPPHLRNKDASKNAGNAFAAGRPGTYAMAPAANYGWDGGRNNFVNGYHDNRMTGNSFTRGPPRMERGRGGIGGGSYRGNRGGGFNAINPAQPMGFGGYENKDASGWNTAKEAYTGFANNRGKSAFFNDRGNANRGRFEHGGFSGGGGGGGGGGNSRWVEESRDDGDWSKPTARNERLEHELFSGSNTGINFEKYDDIPVEATGQNSPHHIESFQDVDMGEIIMGNIALSRYTRPTPVQKYAIPIIKAKRDLMACAQTGSGKTAAFLLPILSQIYTDGPGEALNAVKASGQENGRYGRRKQYPISLVLAPTRELALQIYDEARKFSYRSRVRPCVVYGGADIGQQIRDLERGCHLLVATPGRLVDMMERGKIGLDYCTYLVLDEADRMLDMGFEPQIRRIVEQDTMPHKGLRQTMMFSATFPKEIQILARDFLEEYIFLAVGRVGSTSENITQKVVWVEESDKRSFLLDLLSATVIPSEVQDNTGDNIEKPGKDSLTLVFVETKKGADALEDFLYREGYACTSIHGDRSQRDREEALNQFRSGKCPILVATAVAARGLDISNVKHVINFDLPSDIEEYVHRIGRTGRVGNLGLATSFFNDKNGNITKDLLDILVEAKQEVPSWLESLAYEHQHKSSNRGRSKRFSGGFGARDYRQTAAGVNAGGFGGRGARNQAGHGGNRGFGGGGFGNFYTSDGYGGNYSHSQVDWWGN, from the exons ATGAGTCATGGGGCCGTCGAAAATGCCCACGGTCTAGAACAGCAG CTCGCTGTCCTAGACTTGAGCGCTGCAGACGGACAAG GGCGATATATACCTCCACATTTGCGGAACAAAGACGCTTCCAAAAATG CAGGAAATGCCTTTGCTGCTGGACGACCGGGCACCTACGCCATGGCACCTGCAGCCAACT ATGGGTGGGATGGGGGCCGCAACAATTTTGTCAACGGCTACCATGACAATCGCATGACCGGCAACTCATTCACCCGTGGCCCGCCTCGCATGGAACGTGGACGAGGAGGCATAGGAGGCGGTAGTTACCGTGGCAACAGGGGTGGAGGCTTCAACGCTATCAATCCAGCGCAGCCAATGGGCTTTGGAGGATATGAGAATAAAG ATGCGAGCGGCTGGAACACTGCAAAGGAAGCCTATACCGGTTTTGCCAATAACCGGGGGAAGTCTGCGTTCTTCAATGACAGAGGCAACGCTAACAGGGGGAG GTTTGAGCATGGTGGAttcagtggtggtggtggtggtggaggaggaggaggaaacagccGCTGGGTGGAGGAGTCCAGAGATGACGGAGACTGGTCCAAACCAACAGCACGTAACGAACGCCTTgagca CGAGTTGTTCTCCGGCAGCAACACCGGGATTAACTTTGAGAAATACGATGATATTCCTGTCGAGGCTACAGGACAGAACTCCCCTCACCACATTGAGAGT TTCCAGGATGTGGACATGGGTGAGATCATCATGGGTAACATTGCTCTGAGTCGCTACACCAGGCCGACGCCTGTCCAGAAGTATGCCATTCCTATCATCAAGGCCAAAAGAGACCTCATGGCCTGTGCTCAGACAG GTTCTGGGAAGACTGCAGCCTTTCTGCTGCCGATTCTCAGCCAGATTTACACTGATGGACCAGGAGAAGCGCTTAATGCAGTTAAAGCCTCAGGGCAG GAGAATGGAAGATACGGGCGTCGCAAGCAGTACCCCATCTCTCTGGTACTGGCTCCAACCAGGGAGCTGGCACTGCAGATATATGATGAAGCCAGAAAG TTTTCCTACCGATCCAGGGTGCGTCCCTGTGTTGTGTATGGAGGAGCAGACATTGGCCAGCAGATTAGAGACCTAGAGAGAGGCTGTCACCTGCTGGTGGCCACACCAGGCAGACTGGTGGACATGATGGAGCGAGGCAAGATTGGGCTGGACTACTGCAC CTATTTGGTCCTCGATGAGGCCGATCGTATGCTGGACATGGGCTTTGAGCCACAGATCAGGCGCATCGTTGAGCAGGACACAATGCCACACAAAGGCCTCCGGCAGACCATGATGTTCAGCGCCACATTTCCTAAAGAGATACAG ATTCTGGCGAGGGATTTCCTGGAGGAGTACATCTTCTTGGCCGTGGGCAGAGTGGGCTCCACCTCCGAGAACATCACGCAGAAAGTGGTATGGGTGGAAGAGAGTGATAAGAGGTCTTTTCTGCTGGACCTGCTTAGTGCAACAG TCATCCCCAGCGAGGTACAGGACAATACTGGAGACAACATAGAGAAGCCTG GTAAGGACTCACTGACCCTGGTGTTTGTGGAGACCAAGAAGGGTGCTGATGCCTTAGAGGACTTCCTGTATCGGGAGGGCTATGCCTGCACCAGTATTCATGGTGACCGATCCCAGAGAGACCGAGAGGAGGCCCTGAACCAGTTCCGATCAGGAAAGTGCCCCATCCTGGTGGCTACAGCG GTTGCAGCTCGGGGTCTGGACATCTCCAATGTGAAACATGTCATTAACTTTGACCTGCCCAGTGACATAGAAGAGTATGTGCATCGCATTGGGCGTACAGGACGAGTAGGAAACCTGG GACTGGCTACATCGTTCTTCAATGACAAAAATGGGAACATCACAAAAGACCTGCTGGACATCCTAGTAGAGGCCAAACAGGAAGTTCCATCATGGCTTGAGAGCCTGGCCTATGAACACCAGCATAAGAGTAGCAACAGAGGACGTTCTAAGAG GTTCTCCGGCGGCTTTGGAGCACGTGATTATCGTCAGACGGCTGCTGGAGTCAATGCTGGAGGGTTTGGAGGACGTGGAGCTCGCAACCAGGCCGGCCATGGAGGAAATCGTGGCTTTGGAGGAG GTGGCTTTGGTAACTTCTACACCAGTGATGGCTACGGAGGAAACTACTCGCACTCTCAAGTTGACTGGTGGGGCAACTAG
- the LOC114431805 gene encoding ATP-dependent RNA helicase DDX3X-like isoform X6, giving the protein MSHGAVENAHGLEQQLAVLDLSAADGQGRYIPPHLRNKDASKNGNAFAAGRPGTYAMAPAANYGWDGGRNNFVNGYHDNRMTGNSFTRGPPRMERGRGGIGGGSYRGNRGGGFNAINPAQPMGFGGYENKDASGWNTAKEAYTGFANNRGKSAFFNDRGNANRGRFEHGGFSGGGGGGGGGGNSRWVEESRDDGDWSKPTARNERLEHELFSGSNTGINFEKYDDIPVEATGQNSPHHIESFQDVDMGEIIMGNIALSRYTRPTPVQKYAIPIIKAKRDLMACAQTGSGKTAAFLLPILSQIYTDGPGEALNAVKASGQENGRYGRRKQYPISLVLAPTRELALQIYDEARKFSYRSRVRPCVVYGGADIGQQIRDLERGCHLLVATPGRLVDMMERGKIGLDYCTYLVLDEADRMLDMGFEPQIRRIVEQDTMPHKGLRQTMMFSATFPKEIQILARDFLEEYIFLAVGRVGSTSENITQKVVWVEESDKRSFLLDLLSATVIPSEVQDNTGDNIEKPGKDSLTLVFVETKKGADALEDFLYREGYACTSIHGDRSQRDREEALNQFRSGKCPILVATAVAARGLDISNVKHVINFDLPSDIEEYVHRIGRTGRVGNLGLATSFFNDKNGNITKDLLDILVEAKQEVPSWLESLAYEHQHKSSNRGRSKRFSGGFGARDYRQTAAGVNAGGFGGRGARNQAGHGGNRGFGGGGFGNFYTSDGYGGNYSHSQVDWWGN; this is encoded by the exons ATGAGTCATGGGGCCGTCGAAAATGCCCACGGTCTAGAACAGCAG CTCGCTGTCCTAGACTTGAGCGCTGCAGACGGACAAG GGCGATATATACCTCCACATTTGCGGAACAAAGACGCTTCCAAAAATG GAAATGCCTTTGCTGCTGGACGACCGGGCACCTACGCCATGGCACCTGCAGCCAACT ATGGGTGGGATGGGGGCCGCAACAATTTTGTCAACGGCTACCATGACAATCGCATGACCGGCAACTCATTCACCCGTGGCCCGCCTCGCATGGAACGTGGACGAGGAGGCATAGGAGGCGGTAGTTACCGTGGCAACAGGGGTGGAGGCTTCAACGCTATCAATCCAGCGCAGCCAATGGGCTTTGGAGGATATGAGAATAAAG ATGCGAGCGGCTGGAACACTGCAAAGGAAGCCTATACCGGTTTTGCCAATAACCGGGGGAAGTCTGCGTTCTTCAATGACAGAGGCAACGCTAACAGGGGGAG GTTTGAGCATGGTGGAttcagtggtggtggtggtggtggaggaggaggaggaaacagccGCTGGGTGGAGGAGTCCAGAGATGACGGAGACTGGTCCAAACCAACAGCACGTAACGAACGCCTTgagca CGAGTTGTTCTCCGGCAGCAACACCGGGATTAACTTTGAGAAATACGATGATATTCCTGTCGAGGCTACAGGACAGAACTCCCCTCACCACATTGAGAGT TTCCAGGATGTGGACATGGGTGAGATCATCATGGGTAACATTGCTCTGAGTCGCTACACCAGGCCGACGCCTGTCCAGAAGTATGCCATTCCTATCATCAAGGCCAAAAGAGACCTCATGGCCTGTGCTCAGACAG GTTCTGGGAAGACTGCAGCCTTTCTGCTGCCGATTCTCAGCCAGATTTACACTGATGGACCAGGAGAAGCGCTTAATGCAGTTAAAGCCTCAGGGCAG GAGAATGGAAGATACGGGCGTCGCAAGCAGTACCCCATCTCTCTGGTACTGGCTCCAACCAGGGAGCTGGCACTGCAGATATATGATGAAGCCAGAAAG TTTTCCTACCGATCCAGGGTGCGTCCCTGTGTTGTGTATGGAGGAGCAGACATTGGCCAGCAGATTAGAGACCTAGAGAGAGGCTGTCACCTGCTGGTGGCCACACCAGGCAGACTGGTGGACATGATGGAGCGAGGCAAGATTGGGCTGGACTACTGCAC CTATTTGGTCCTCGATGAGGCCGATCGTATGCTGGACATGGGCTTTGAGCCACAGATCAGGCGCATCGTTGAGCAGGACACAATGCCACACAAAGGCCTCCGGCAGACCATGATGTTCAGCGCCACATTTCCTAAAGAGATACAG ATTCTGGCGAGGGATTTCCTGGAGGAGTACATCTTCTTGGCCGTGGGCAGAGTGGGCTCCACCTCCGAGAACATCACGCAGAAAGTGGTATGGGTGGAAGAGAGTGATAAGAGGTCTTTTCTGCTGGACCTGCTTAGTGCAACAG TCATCCCCAGCGAGGTACAGGACAATACTGGAGACAACATAGAGAAGCCTG GTAAGGACTCACTGACCCTGGTGTTTGTGGAGACCAAGAAGGGTGCTGATGCCTTAGAGGACTTCCTGTATCGGGAGGGCTATGCCTGCACCAGTATTCATGGTGACCGATCCCAGAGAGACCGAGAGGAGGCCCTGAACCAGTTCCGATCAGGAAAGTGCCCCATCCTGGTGGCTACAGCG GTTGCAGCTCGGGGTCTGGACATCTCCAATGTGAAACATGTCATTAACTTTGACCTGCCCAGTGACATAGAAGAGTATGTGCATCGCATTGGGCGTACAGGACGAGTAGGAAACCTGG GACTGGCTACATCGTTCTTCAATGACAAAAATGGGAACATCACAAAAGACCTGCTGGACATCCTAGTAGAGGCCAAACAGGAAGTTCCATCATGGCTTGAGAGCCTGGCCTATGAACACCAGCATAAGAGTAGCAACAGAGGACGTTCTAAGAG GTTCTCCGGCGGCTTTGGAGCACGTGATTATCGTCAGACGGCTGCTGGAGTCAATGCTGGAGGGTTTGGAGGACGTGGAGCTCGCAACCAGGCCGGCCATGGAGGAAATCGTGGCTTTGGAGGAG GTGGCTTTGGTAACTTCTACACCAGTGATGGCTACGGAGGAAACTACTCGCACTCTCAAGTTGACTGGTGGGGCAACTAG
- the LOC114431805 gene encoding ATP-dependent RNA helicase DDX3X-like isoform X1 — protein sequence MSHGAVENAHGLEQQLAVLDLSAADGQGGGTNRRYIPPHLRNKDASKNVFYHPAGNAFAAGRPGTYAMAPAANYGWDGGRNNFVNGYHDNRMTGNSFTRGPPRMERGRGGIGGGSYRGNRGGGFNAINPAQPMGFGGYENKDASGWNTAKEAYTGFANNRGKSAFFNDRGNANRGRFEHGGFSGGGGGGGGGGNSRWVEESRDDGDWSKPTARNERLEHELFSGSNTGINFEKYDDIPVEATGQNSPHHIESFQDVDMGEIIMGNIALSRYTRPTPVQKYAIPIIKAKRDLMACAQTGSGKTAAFLLPILSQIYTDGPGEALNAVKASGQENGRYGRRKQYPISLVLAPTRELALQIYDEARKFSYRSRVRPCVVYGGADIGQQIRDLERGCHLLVATPGRLVDMMERGKIGLDYCTYLVLDEADRMLDMGFEPQIRRIVEQDTMPHKGLRQTMMFSATFPKEIQILARDFLEEYIFLAVGRVGSTSENITQKVVWVEESDKRSFLLDLLSATVIPSEVQDNTGDNIEKPGKDSLTLVFVETKKGADALEDFLYREGYACTSIHGDRSQRDREEALNQFRSGKCPILVATAVAARGLDISNVKHVINFDLPSDIEEYVHRIGRTGRVGNLGLATSFFNDKNGNITKDLLDILVEAKQEVPSWLESLAYEHQHKSSNRGRSKRFSGGFGARDYRQTAAGVNAGGFGGRGARNQAGHGGNRGFGGGGFGNFYTSDGYGGNYSHSQVDWWGN from the exons ATGAGTCATGGGGCCGTCGAAAATGCCCACGGTCTAGAACAGCAG CTCGCTGTCCTAGACTTGAGCGCTGCAGACGGACAAGGTGGGGGTACTAACA GGCGATATATACCTCCACATTTGCGGAACAAAGACGCTTCCAAAAATG TTTTTTACCATCCAGCAGGAAATGCCTTTGCTGCTGGACGACCGGGCACCTACGCCATGGCACCTGCAGCCAACT ATGGGTGGGATGGGGGCCGCAACAATTTTGTCAACGGCTACCATGACAATCGCATGACCGGCAACTCATTCACCCGTGGCCCGCCTCGCATGGAACGTGGACGAGGAGGCATAGGAGGCGGTAGTTACCGTGGCAACAGGGGTGGAGGCTTCAACGCTATCAATCCAGCGCAGCCAATGGGCTTTGGAGGATATGAGAATAAAG ATGCGAGCGGCTGGAACACTGCAAAGGAAGCCTATACCGGTTTTGCCAATAACCGGGGGAAGTCTGCGTTCTTCAATGACAGAGGCAACGCTAACAGGGGGAG GTTTGAGCATGGTGGAttcagtggtggtggtggtggtggaggaggaggaggaaacagccGCTGGGTGGAGGAGTCCAGAGATGACGGAGACTGGTCCAAACCAACAGCACGTAACGAACGCCTTgagca CGAGTTGTTCTCCGGCAGCAACACCGGGATTAACTTTGAGAAATACGATGATATTCCTGTCGAGGCTACAGGACAGAACTCCCCTCACCACATTGAGAGT TTCCAGGATGTGGACATGGGTGAGATCATCATGGGTAACATTGCTCTGAGTCGCTACACCAGGCCGACGCCTGTCCAGAAGTATGCCATTCCTATCATCAAGGCCAAAAGAGACCTCATGGCCTGTGCTCAGACAG GTTCTGGGAAGACTGCAGCCTTTCTGCTGCCGATTCTCAGCCAGATTTACACTGATGGACCAGGAGAAGCGCTTAATGCAGTTAAAGCCTCAGGGCAG GAGAATGGAAGATACGGGCGTCGCAAGCAGTACCCCATCTCTCTGGTACTGGCTCCAACCAGGGAGCTGGCACTGCAGATATATGATGAAGCCAGAAAG TTTTCCTACCGATCCAGGGTGCGTCCCTGTGTTGTGTATGGAGGAGCAGACATTGGCCAGCAGATTAGAGACCTAGAGAGAGGCTGTCACCTGCTGGTGGCCACACCAGGCAGACTGGTGGACATGATGGAGCGAGGCAAGATTGGGCTGGACTACTGCAC CTATTTGGTCCTCGATGAGGCCGATCGTATGCTGGACATGGGCTTTGAGCCACAGATCAGGCGCATCGTTGAGCAGGACACAATGCCACACAAAGGCCTCCGGCAGACCATGATGTTCAGCGCCACATTTCCTAAAGAGATACAG ATTCTGGCGAGGGATTTCCTGGAGGAGTACATCTTCTTGGCCGTGGGCAGAGTGGGCTCCACCTCCGAGAACATCACGCAGAAAGTGGTATGGGTGGAAGAGAGTGATAAGAGGTCTTTTCTGCTGGACCTGCTTAGTGCAACAG TCATCCCCAGCGAGGTACAGGACAATACTGGAGACAACATAGAGAAGCCTG GTAAGGACTCACTGACCCTGGTGTTTGTGGAGACCAAGAAGGGTGCTGATGCCTTAGAGGACTTCCTGTATCGGGAGGGCTATGCCTGCACCAGTATTCATGGTGACCGATCCCAGAGAGACCGAGAGGAGGCCCTGAACCAGTTCCGATCAGGAAAGTGCCCCATCCTGGTGGCTACAGCG GTTGCAGCTCGGGGTCTGGACATCTCCAATGTGAAACATGTCATTAACTTTGACCTGCCCAGTGACATAGAAGAGTATGTGCATCGCATTGGGCGTACAGGACGAGTAGGAAACCTGG GACTGGCTACATCGTTCTTCAATGACAAAAATGGGAACATCACAAAAGACCTGCTGGACATCCTAGTAGAGGCCAAACAGGAAGTTCCATCATGGCTTGAGAGCCTGGCCTATGAACACCAGCATAAGAGTAGCAACAGAGGACGTTCTAAGAG GTTCTCCGGCGGCTTTGGAGCACGTGATTATCGTCAGACGGCTGCTGGAGTCAATGCTGGAGGGTTTGGAGGACGTGGAGCTCGCAACCAGGCCGGCCATGGAGGAAATCGTGGCTTTGGAGGAG GTGGCTTTGGTAACTTCTACACCAGTGATGGCTACGGAGGAAACTACTCGCACTCTCAAGTTGACTGGTGGGGCAACTAG
- the LOC114431805 gene encoding ATP-dependent RNA helicase DDX3X-like isoform X7 codes for MSHGAVENAHGLEQQLAVLDLSAADGQGGGTNRRYIPPHLRNKDASKNVFYHPAGNAFAAGRPGTYAMAPAANYGWDGGRNNFVNGYHDNRMTGNSFTRGPPRMERGRGGIGGGSYRGNRGGGFNAINPAQPMGFGGYENKDASGWNTAKEAYTGFANNRGKSAFFNDRGNANRGRFEHGGFSGGGGGGGGGGNSRWVEESRDDGDWSKPTARNERLEHELFSGSNTGINFEKYDDIPVEATGQNSPHHIESFQDVDMGEIIMGNIALSRYTRPTPVQKYAIPIIKAKRDLMACAQTGSGKTAAFLLPILSQIYTDGPGEALNAVKASGQENGRYGRRKQYPISLVLAPTRELALQIYDEARKFSYRSRVRPCVVYGGADIGQQIRDLERGCHLLVATPGRLVDMMERGKIGLDYCTYLVLDEADRMLDMGFEPQIRRIVEQDTMPHKGLRQTMMFSATFPKEIQILARDFLEEYIFLAVGRVGSTSENITQKVVWVEESDKRSFLLDLLSATGKDSLTLVFVETKKGADALEDFLYREGYACTSIHGDRSQRDREEALNQFRSGKCPILVATAVAARGLDISNVKHVINFDLPSDIEEYVHRIGRTGRVGNLGLATSFFNDKNGNITKDLLDILVEAKQEVPSWLESLAYEHQHKSSNRGRSKRFSGGFGARDYRQTAAGVNAGGFGGRGARNQAGHGGNRGFGGGGFGNFYTSDGYGGNYSHSQVDWWGN; via the exons ATGAGTCATGGGGCCGTCGAAAATGCCCACGGTCTAGAACAGCAG CTCGCTGTCCTAGACTTGAGCGCTGCAGACGGACAAGGTGGGGGTACTAACA GGCGATATATACCTCCACATTTGCGGAACAAAGACGCTTCCAAAAATG TTTTTTACCATCCAGCAGGAAATGCCTTTGCTGCTGGACGACCGGGCACCTACGCCATGGCACCTGCAGCCAACT ATGGGTGGGATGGGGGCCGCAACAATTTTGTCAACGGCTACCATGACAATCGCATGACCGGCAACTCATTCACCCGTGGCCCGCCTCGCATGGAACGTGGACGAGGAGGCATAGGAGGCGGTAGTTACCGTGGCAACAGGGGTGGAGGCTTCAACGCTATCAATCCAGCGCAGCCAATGGGCTTTGGAGGATATGAGAATAAAG ATGCGAGCGGCTGGAACACTGCAAAGGAAGCCTATACCGGTTTTGCCAATAACCGGGGGAAGTCTGCGTTCTTCAATGACAGAGGCAACGCTAACAGGGGGAG GTTTGAGCATGGTGGAttcagtggtggtggtggtggtggaggaggaggaggaaacagccGCTGGGTGGAGGAGTCCAGAGATGACGGAGACTGGTCCAAACCAACAGCACGTAACGAACGCCTTgagca CGAGTTGTTCTCCGGCAGCAACACCGGGATTAACTTTGAGAAATACGATGATATTCCTGTCGAGGCTACAGGACAGAACTCCCCTCACCACATTGAGAGT TTCCAGGATGTGGACATGGGTGAGATCATCATGGGTAACATTGCTCTGAGTCGCTACACCAGGCCGACGCCTGTCCAGAAGTATGCCATTCCTATCATCAAGGCCAAAAGAGACCTCATGGCCTGTGCTCAGACAG GTTCTGGGAAGACTGCAGCCTTTCTGCTGCCGATTCTCAGCCAGATTTACACTGATGGACCAGGAGAAGCGCTTAATGCAGTTAAAGCCTCAGGGCAG GAGAATGGAAGATACGGGCGTCGCAAGCAGTACCCCATCTCTCTGGTACTGGCTCCAACCAGGGAGCTGGCACTGCAGATATATGATGAAGCCAGAAAG TTTTCCTACCGATCCAGGGTGCGTCCCTGTGTTGTGTATGGAGGAGCAGACATTGGCCAGCAGATTAGAGACCTAGAGAGAGGCTGTCACCTGCTGGTGGCCACACCAGGCAGACTGGTGGACATGATGGAGCGAGGCAAGATTGGGCTGGACTACTGCAC CTATTTGGTCCTCGATGAGGCCGATCGTATGCTGGACATGGGCTTTGAGCCACAGATCAGGCGCATCGTTGAGCAGGACACAATGCCACACAAAGGCCTCCGGCAGACCATGATGTTCAGCGCCACATTTCCTAAAGAGATACAG ATTCTGGCGAGGGATTTCCTGGAGGAGTACATCTTCTTGGCCGTGGGCAGAGTGGGCTCCACCTCCGAGAACATCACGCAGAAAGTGGTATGGGTGGAAGAGAGTGATAAGAGGTCTTTTCTGCTGGACCTGCTTAGTGCAACAG GTAAGGACTCACTGACCCTGGTGTTTGTGGAGACCAAGAAGGGTGCTGATGCCTTAGAGGACTTCCTGTATCGGGAGGGCTATGCCTGCACCAGTATTCATGGTGACCGATCCCAGAGAGACCGAGAGGAGGCCCTGAACCAGTTCCGATCAGGAAAGTGCCCCATCCTGGTGGCTACAGCG GTTGCAGCTCGGGGTCTGGACATCTCCAATGTGAAACATGTCATTAACTTTGACCTGCCCAGTGACATAGAAGAGTATGTGCATCGCATTGGGCGTACAGGACGAGTAGGAAACCTGG GACTGGCTACATCGTTCTTCAATGACAAAAATGGGAACATCACAAAAGACCTGCTGGACATCCTAGTAGAGGCCAAACAGGAAGTTCCATCATGGCTTGAGAGCCTGGCCTATGAACACCAGCATAAGAGTAGCAACAGAGGACGTTCTAAGAG GTTCTCCGGCGGCTTTGGAGCACGTGATTATCGTCAGACGGCTGCTGGAGTCAATGCTGGAGGGTTTGGAGGACGTGGAGCTCGCAACCAGGCCGGCCATGGAGGAAATCGTGGCTTTGGAGGAG GTGGCTTTGGTAACTTCTACACCAGTGATGGCTACGGAGGAAACTACTCGCACTCTCAAGTTGACTGGTGGGGCAACTAG